In a single window of the Pseudopipra pipra isolate bDixPip1 chromosome 21, bDixPip1.hap1, whole genome shotgun sequence genome:
- the LOC135425356 gene encoding dephospho-CoA kinase domain-containing protein-like, with protein MILDIPLLFETHGLTKFMRYMVLVYCDPLAQRARLMRRNGLDVAAADAWISSQIPLEEKLQWATHIIDNSGDRESTCWQVLRLHTCLEDSLDLLWAWLVVGVAVTGLGGLVFLLLWHLIS; from the exons ATGATCCTGGACATCCCTCTGCTCTTCGAGACCCACGGGTTGACCAAGTTTATGAGATACATGGTCTTGGTTTATTG TGACCCCCTGGCGCAGCGTGCGCGGCTGATGAGGCGGAACGGGCTGGACGTGGCCGCAGCTGACGCCTGGATCAGCTCCCAGATCCCACTGGAGGAGAAGCTCCAGTGGGCAACTCACATCATCGACAACTCGGGGGACAGGGAGAGCACCTGCTGGCAGGTGCTGCGGCTCCACACCTGCCTCGAGGATTCCCTGGATCTCCTCTGGGCCTGGCTGGTGGTGGGCGTGGCCGTCACCGGGCTCGGGGGGCTGGTATTCCTCCTCCTGTGGCATCTCATCTCCTAA